GCGCTGCCCACCGGTCTGTGGCTCCTGCTCGCGGGCGCGGGCAGCGGCTCGGTGCACGCGGCCAGCGGCCGGCTGGTGCTCGGCTGGTTCCCGCCGGCGCAGCGGGGGCTGGCGATGGGCATCCGGCAGGCGGGGCAGCCGCTGGGCGTCGGGCTCGCCGCCCTGCTCCTCCCGCGGCTGGCCGGCGACGGCCCGGGCGGGGCGTTCGCGCTGCTGGCGGCCGGCTGCGGGGCCACCGCCGTGCTCGTGGCGCTGCTCGTGCGCGACCCGGCGCGCCCGCTCCGTGCCGACGGCGCCCCGCGCCCCGCCTCGCCGTACCGCGGACCGGTGCTCTGGCGGGTGCACGCGGCCAGCACGCTGCTGGTGGTGCCGCAGTTCGCCGTCGCCGGGCTGGCCTTCGACTGGCTGGTGCACGACGCGGGCTGGGCGGTCGCGGCCGCCGGCACGCTGCTCGCGGTCACCCAGGTCGGCGGCGTGGCGGCGCGCCTCGGCGCGGGCGTGTGGTCCGACCGGGCGGGCAGCCGGCTGGGTCCCCTGCGCCGGGTCGCGGTCGCCGTGGCCGTCGCCGTCGGTGTCCTGGCGCTCGTCGCCGCCCTGACGCCGGACGTCCTGGGCCCCGCCGTGGCGGCCGCGGCGGTGGCGCTCGCCGCGGTGGCCACGGTCAGCCCCAACGGCGTGGCGTTCACCTCGGTGGCCGAGCAGGCCGGCAGCGCCTGGGCCGGGCGGGCGCTCGGCGCGCACAACACCGCGCAGAACCTGGCCGCCGCGCTGACCGTGCCGCTGGCCGCGCTGCTGGTCGAGGCCGGCCCGGGCTACCCGGCCGCCTTCGCCGTCGGGGCGGCCGCCGCGCTCGTCGCCGTGCCGGTCGTCCCGGGGCGCGCGGCCGAGGCCCCGCCCCCGCCGGCGCAGCCGCCGGTGGCCGCGCCCGCGGGCCGGCCGTGAGCGCGGGCCGGCCGTGAGCGCCCGGCGCCCCTGGCCCGAGCGGGCGGTGGCGCTGCTCGCCTGCCCGGTGTGCCGGCAGCCCCTGGCAGCCCTGCCCGGCGACGCCGGCCTGCGCTGTGCCGCCGGGCACTCGTTCGACCGCGCCCGGCAGGGTCACGTCACACTGCTGCCGCCGGGGCACACGCCGCCGTCGGGCGACACCGCGGCGATGGTGGCCGACCGGGCCGAGGTGCTTGCCGCCGGCACCTACGCCGGGCTGACCCGGGTGCTGGCCGACGCGGTCGCCGCGGGAGAGGGGCCGGTGGACGGCGTCCTGGACCTCGGCGGCGGCACCGGGCACCACCTGGCCGGTGTCCTCGACCGGTTGCCCGGCGCGGTCGGCGTGGTGCTGGACTCGTCGCGCTACGCGGCCCGGCGGGCGGCCGGGGCCTCGCCCCGGGCGCTGGCCGTCGTCGCCGACACCTGGGCCCGGCTGCCGGTCCGCGACGCCGCCGTCGACCGGGTGACGGTGGTCTTCGCCCCCCGCAACGGCCCCGAGACCGCGCGGGTGCTGCGCCCCGGCGGCCGGCTGGTGGTGGCCACCCCCGCGCCCGACCACCTCGCCGAGCTGGTCGGGCCGCTGGGCCTGCTGCGGGTCGACCCGGACAAGGCGGAGCGGCTGGCCGCGGCGCTCGAGCCGCACCTGGCACCGGCCGGGGGAGTGCGGCACCGCGAGACCCTGGTGCTCGACCGGCGCGCCGTCACCGCGGTCGTCGGGATGGGGCCGCACGCGCGGCACCTCGCGCCGGAGCAGCTGGCCGCCGCGGTGGCCCGGCTGCCGGCGCAGGTGCCGGTGACCCTCGCCGTGGACGTCACCACCTGGACGGTCTGACCCGGCCCGACACGCCAGGAGGGGCCCGGCCGGGTGGCCGGGCCCCTCCTGGGACCGCTGTCGGGCTCCCCGCCGTCCCCCATGGCGCGGGGAGGGCCGGGTGCCGGGTCAGACGCGGGTGCCGCGGGACCGTCCACGGGTGGCGAAGACGTACACGAGCAGCACGACGATCGCGCCGATGATCGAGCCGATGATCCCGGCGGTGCCGAGCTCGAAGCCGCGTCCGCTGAGCAGGCTGCCGAGCAGGTTCCCGACGAGGGAACCGATGATCCCGAGCACGATCGTCATGCCGACGCTCATGGACTGCTTGCCCGGGACGACGGCGCGTGCGATGAAGCCGGCGATCGCGCCGACGACGATCAGCACGATGATGTTCCAGAGGATCTCCACGGTGGACCTCCTGAGCATGTGGCCGAGGTGGCCGGGGCCTGGGATCTCCAGCGCCGGACGGTCCTGTTCCCCTCCTGAGCAGGGCGGAAACCATCGTGATCATGATGTGACCTGCGGGCGCGCCAGGGTGCACGCTCCGTGTCGCGGCGTGCCCTCCCGGTCGGGCCGGACGGCCCCGCCGGACACGGTCTAAGCTGCGGCTCGTGACGATCGCGCCTGCACCGATCGTGAGCCGGCCGAGCCCGGCTCGCGAGGTCCAGCGGGGCTCCCAGCTGTCGAACCTGCTGCGGACCACGGACCACAAGACCATCGGCCTGATGTACATGGCCACGTCGTTCGCCTACTTCGTCATCGGCGGC
This region of Geodermatophilus bullaregiensis genomic DNA includes:
- a CDS encoding MFS transporter, which encodes MTGSQAPPAARWRYLAVGLTGLVAACAAQNGLPFLTVALREEGLSLPQAGLLVSAPTAGLVLTLLLWGALADRHGERLVLSCGLAIAAGGLTGAALADAALPTGLWLLLAGAGSGSVHAASGRLVLGWFPPAQRGLAMGIRQAGQPLGVGLAALLLPRLAGDGPGGAFALLAAGCGATAVLVALLVRDPARPLRADGAPRPASPYRGPVLWRVHAASTLLVVPQFAVAGLAFDWLVHDAGWAVAAAGTLLAVTQVGGVAARLGAGVWSDRAGSRLGPLRRVAVAVAVAVGVLALVAALTPDVLGPAVAAAAVALAAVATVSPNGVAFTSVAEQAGSAWAGRALGAHNTAQNLAAALTVPLAALLVEAGPGYPAAFAVGAAAALVAVPVVPGRAAEAPPPPAQPPVAAPAGRP
- a CDS encoding putative RNA methyltransferase; protein product: MSARRPWPERAVALLACPVCRQPLAALPGDAGLRCAAGHSFDRARQGHVTLLPPGHTPPSGDTAAMVADRAEVLAAGTYAGLTRVLADAVAAGEGPVDGVLDLGGGTGHHLAGVLDRLPGAVGVVLDSSRYAARRAAGASPRALAVVADTWARLPVRDAAVDRVTVVFAPRNGPETARVLRPGGRLVVATPAPDHLAELVGPLGLLRVDPDKAERLAAALEPHLAPAGGVRHRETLVLDRRAVTAVVGMGPHARHLAPEQLAAAVARLPAQVPVTLAVDVTTWTV
- a CDS encoding GlsB/YeaQ/YmgE family stress response membrane protein, which produces MEILWNIIVLIVVGAIAGFIARAVVPGKQSMSVGMTIVLGIIGSLVGNLLGSLLSGRGFELGTAGIIGSIIGAIVVLLVYVFATRGRSRGTRV